A single genomic interval of uncultured Sphaerochaeta sp. harbors:
- a CDS encoding glycoside hydrolase family 88 protein → MQEITQEAVQRALDEAVSQVRRNLPVFTYRCQNHSSVKNFYHPCDNTQWTCGFWPGEVCLAWEHTKDPVFLHATSILSESFLHRIENKIEVDHHDMGFLYTPSCVSLYKLDGNERAKRAALLAADQLLTRFQDKGSFLQAWGAMDEKENYRFIIDCLMNLPLLYWASEVTGDEKYRTIALRHTDTCLKYSFRDDGSTFHTFFMDPERGGPLRGETCQGFRYDSFWARGQAWALYGLALSYRYTRDERCLSQFSKSAEFFLSKLPEDSVPYWDLIFTEGNEPRDSSSASISACGFLEMADLLDDTQADLYRSWAKKLMLSLYESYRVTDPSHSNGLVLHGTYSKKSPYNTCTPEGVDECVSWGDYFYMEALMRLSGSWTIYW, encoded by the coding sequence TCGCTGCCAGAACCACTCGTCAGTGAAAAACTTCTATCATCCCTGTGATAATACTCAGTGGACCTGTGGATTCTGGCCGGGAGAGGTATGCCTCGCTTGGGAGCATACCAAGGATCCCGTGTTTCTTCATGCTACAAGCATCCTCTCTGAGAGTTTTCTCCACCGTATTGAGAACAAGATTGAGGTCGACCATCATGACATGGGTTTCCTCTATACTCCAAGCTGTGTCTCTTTATACAAGCTGGATGGAAATGAACGTGCAAAGCGAGCTGCATTGTTAGCTGCAGACCAGTTGCTGACCCGGTTTCAGGACAAAGGATCATTCCTGCAAGCATGGGGAGCCATGGATGAGAAGGAGAATTACCGTTTCATTATCGACTGTTTGATGAATCTTCCCTTGCTCTACTGGGCAAGCGAGGTAACGGGGGATGAAAAATATCGCACAATTGCTCTTCGCCACACAGATACCTGTCTCAAATACTCATTCCGCGATGATGGCTCCACCTTCCATACCTTTTTTATGGATCCTGAAAGGGGAGGTCCTCTTAGGGGTGAGACCTGTCAGGGCTTCCGCTATGATTCCTTCTGGGCACGGGGGCAGGCATGGGCTCTCTATGGTCTTGCGCTCAGCTATCGGTACACGAGGGATGAGCGCTGTCTCTCCCAGTTTTCCAAGAGCGCCGAGTTTTTTCTTTCCAAACTCCCCGAGGACTCGGTTCCCTACTGGGACCTGATATTCACCGAAGGGAATGAACCACGAGATTCCTCCAGTGCGTCCATTTCTGCGTGCGGTTTCCTGGAAATGGCCGATCTCCTTGATGATACGCAAGCTGATCTGTATCGATCTTGGGCGAAGAAGCTCATGCTAAGCCTCTATGAATCCTATAGGGTAACAGACCCTTCCCATTCCAACGGATTGGTCCTTCACGGAACCTACTCCAAGAAGAGTCCCTATAATACATGCACCCCTGAAGGGGTTGATGAATGCGTCTCATGGGGTGATTATTTCTATATGGAAGCCCTGATGCGACTTAGTGGTAGTTGGACTATCTACTGGTAA
- a CDS encoding alginate lyase family protein: MKKDTYFSNWRICFLDDPKQVAAYLWQHEKEEAEIIIATAEEIVQQSFLFNQRWDMERTSEPVVFPHDIDWLYQPSDDSEWVYAFNRMRFWITLGQAYALTSNEQYAEAFASQLCHWVKNVRRSDPKSQKAWRSIEAGLRMEYWIKAMQYFKESPSITESVLETFLSSIADHAEFLYSVWDSYHLMSNWGVLENHGLFLASLALQKSEISETYCKEAIRRLAREIEIQVYDDGMQWEQSPMYHNEVLHCYLDVVILARRLHIPLPEVIKEKTYKMCKASLAWQKPDGTEPCMGDSDAIDQRDLITKAAYFYQDGELKKGGYLHLNFDTIWDLGFRAVKCYDQLPSLPTSQCLFVLHESGNAIYKEEGTYLRFHCGTLGAGHGHSDKLHFDLYANGEDLLVDAGRYTYVPKSERYEFKDSTAHNTTTVDNKNFTVCKDSWECSKLSAPIGFRTAQKNGYIAFQGSHQGYLDVGVLPRRTIVVLEKTLILICDEFLSQEHHSYQSYLHFNDKGKVRLQEPGAVYQSAQNAMHIHTLSSGGVTQYLKSTRLSRHYNELFDNKTLVSEVESDGFASLFTLVSINEDAVFKKERVLSNFKKIRFPDSLIEAVTIKKGDDAYTIVLSHQEWASPTDTFNADGCTGFGSLVVFDRGKGETEIGARLFT; encoded by the coding sequence ATGAAGAAAGATACGTATTTCTCCAATTGGAGAATCTGCTTCTTGGATGATCCAAAGCAGGTTGCAGCTTACCTTTGGCAGCACGAGAAAGAAGAAGCGGAGATAATAATTGCTACAGCCGAAGAGATTGTGCAACAGTCGTTTCTGTTCAATCAACGGTGGGATATGGAACGTACCAGTGAGCCGGTTGTATTCCCCCACGATATAGACTGGTTGTATCAACCATCCGATGATAGTGAGTGGGTCTATGCATTCAACAGGATGCGGTTCTGGATTACGCTGGGCCAAGCCTATGCACTTACCAGTAATGAGCAGTATGCAGAGGCCTTTGCTTCCCAGCTCTGTCACTGGGTGAAGAATGTCAGGCGTTCTGACCCAAAGAGCCAGAAGGCGTGGCGATCCATCGAGGCTGGGCTACGTATGGAGTACTGGATTAAAGCGATGCAGTACTTCAAGGAAAGCCCATCAATAACAGAATCGGTACTTGAAACATTCCTCTCCTCGATAGCTGACCATGCGGAATTTCTCTATTCCGTATGGGACAGCTATCATCTTATGAGCAATTGGGGTGTTCTGGAGAACCATGGGTTGTTTCTTGCTTCCCTCGCTCTCCAGAAGAGTGAGATCAGCGAAACCTATTGCAAGGAAGCAATCAGGAGGTTGGCTCGGGAGATCGAGATACAGGTATATGATGATGGAATGCAGTGGGAACAGTCCCCCATGTACCATAATGAGGTTCTGCACTGCTATCTGGATGTGGTAATCCTGGCCAGACGGCTTCACATACCCCTTCCTGAGGTGATCAAAGAGAAAACCTATAAGATGTGCAAGGCCTCCCTCGCATGGCAGAAACCCGACGGAACGGAGCCCTGCATGGGGGACAGTGATGCGATCGACCAAAGGGACCTGATCACCAAGGCAGCCTATTTCTATCAGGATGGAGAGCTGAAGAAGGGCGGGTACCTCCATCTCAATTTTGATACCATCTGGGATCTCGGTTTCAGGGCGGTGAAATGCTACGATCAACTACCCAGTCTCCCCACCTCTCAATGCCTCTTTGTATTGCACGAGAGTGGAAATGCCATCTACAAGGAAGAAGGAACTTATCTTCGCTTTCACTGTGGAACTCTGGGCGCTGGTCATGGGCATAGTGACAAGTTGCATTTCGACCTCTATGCAAACGGGGAGGATCTTCTGGTTGATGCCGGCCGGTACACCTATGTCCCGAAGTCTGAGAGGTATGAATTCAAGGACAGCACTGCCCATAACACCACAACTGTGGATAACAAGAACTTCACCGTATGCAAGGACAGCTGGGAGTGTTCCAAGCTCAGCGCACCCATCGGATTCCGCACGGCTCAGAAAAATGGATATATTGCTTTCCAAGGCTCGCACCAAGGGTATCTGGATGTCGGGGTGCTTCCACGTAGGACGATCGTGGTATTGGAGAAAACCCTTATCCTGATCTGTGATGAGTTTTTATCCCAGGAACACCATAGCTATCAAAGCTATTTGCACTTCAATGACAAGGGAAAGGTACGGTTGCAAGAGCCTGGAGCAGTATATCAGAGTGCCCAGAATGCCATGCACATCCATACTCTCTCAAGTGGAGGGGTCACCCAGTATCTTAAGAGTACCAGGCTCTCTCGTCACTACAATGAGCTGTTCGACAACAAGACCTTGGTCAGTGAGGTGGAGAGTGATGGCTTTGCATCATTGTTTACCTTGGTTTCAATCAATGAGGATGCCGTTTTCAAGAAGGAGCGGGTACTCTCCAATTTCAAGAAGATCAGGTTCCCTGACTCACTGATCGAAGCTGTCACTATCAAGAAGGGAGACGATGCTTATACGATAGTATTGAGTCACCAGGAGTGGGCAAGCCCTACTGATACCTTCAACGCAGACGGATGCACAGGCTTTGGTTCCTTGGTGGTATTTGACCGCGGGAAGGGGGAGACGGAGATTGGAGCGCGACTATTCACCTAG
- the tcmP gene encoding three-Cys-motif partner protein TcmP: MGKVTCSFFNDKKDWSKAKDDLLKHYLNAYLVKLFCTGKPTIYLDCFAGAGKFGEEDTPYEDKVDGSPLIALEAISKATAKSSVYKPTCVACFIEPCYPEMLKINIEKSFYSDVHYRLFAGTFPEEAFMFLDNVFKHWQNPNLFCYLDPFGVKYLKMNALLQIKNHPFNSIEFLINFNSFGFLRYACGVSAIRETELREAEVGSERETMDDNPKEDRLCKLDAVMGTDAWRSIVEDYKQHIIDGYDAEMKLAELYKLQLKKVLGFRYVLSIPIRFNESNHPKYRMVYATNHEDGAVIMGDVMRGRQNYLYEQYSMSKSGGCLGLFDREDLLNRPSVEESVVDFLKGKGELTGNEFFAGFYDEKFLTAKLIDVLKKLEECNKITIRRDPENTKKKKPSRFYTEAKNQHLFIRLNG, from the coding sequence ATGGGGAAGGTTACTTGTAGCTTCTTTAATGATAAGAAAGACTGGTCAAAAGCAAAAGATGATTTATTAAAACATTATTTGAATGCATATCTGGTCAAGTTGTTCTGTACTGGGAAACCAACAATCTACCTGGATTGTTTTGCCGGTGCTGGAAAATTTGGAGAAGAAGATACTCCCTATGAAGACAAAGTTGATGGATCCCCACTAATAGCGCTTGAAGCTATAAGCAAGGCAACTGCTAAATCTTCAGTGTACAAGCCTACATGTGTTGCCTGTTTTATTGAACCATGTTATCCCGAGATGCTCAAGATCAACATTGAGAAATCATTTTATTCAGATGTGCACTATAGATTGTTTGCCGGGACTTTCCCGGAAGAAGCTTTCATGTTTCTAGATAATGTTTTCAAACATTGGCAGAACCCAAACTTATTTTGTTACTTGGATCCATTTGGTGTGAAATATTTGAAGATGAATGCATTGCTTCAGATAAAGAACCATCCCTTTAACAGTATCGAATTCTTGATCAATTTTAATTCATTTGGTTTTCTCAGATATGCATGTGGTGTTAGCGCAATAAGGGAGACGGAACTCAGAGAAGCAGAAGTAGGTTCTGAGCGCGAGACTATGGACGACAACCCAAAGGAAGACCGACTTTGCAAGCTTGATGCAGTAATGGGAACCGATGCATGGCGGTCAATAGTTGAAGATTACAAGCAACATATAATTGATGGATACGATGCTGAAATGAAGTTGGCCGAATTATATAAACTTCAATTGAAGAAAGTCCTTGGTTTTAGGTACGTGCTTAGCATCCCCATTAGGTTCAATGAATCAAACCATCCAAAATATCGAATGGTTTATGCTACAAATCATGAAGATGGTGCAGTCATAATGGGAGATGTCATGCGTGGCCGTCAGAATTATCTTTATGAACAATATTCGATGTCAAAGAGTGGGGGCTGCCTCGGTCTTTTTGATAGAGAGGATTTGCTCAATAGGCCCTCAGTAGAGGAAAGCGTTGTTGACTTTCTGAAGGGAAAGGGTGAACTTACAGGAAATGAATTCTTTGCCGGTTTCTATGATGAAAAGTTTCTTACGGCCAAACTTATTGATGTTCTAAAGAAATTAGAAGAATGTAATAAAATCACAATACGAAGAGATCCTGAAAATACAAAGAAAAAGAAGCCGAGCAGATTTTATACTGAAGCCAAGAATCAACATCTGTTTATAAGATTGAATGGATAG
- a CDS encoding radical SAM protein: MSKEDILFGTKEWAPYNFNFMSGCSNDCTYCYAKEMAIRFKRKTSDTWKDEEPVSMKGKSFRKRDGRIMIPSSHDITPGNIDLALEVMGKLLENGNELLIVTKPHFSCVKQIVDQFEDFKSAIQMRFTIGSVSDDVLKLWEPGATEFNDRLKSLKYAYEHGYSTTISAEPLLDETPDALYDALHPYVTGSIWIGKMNFPDRRVRMNAASSETPAYVKALMKSQSDENIIAIWERYKDNPMIEWKESIKKVVAAYNLV; this comes from the coding sequence ATGAGTAAAGAAGATATCCTGTTCGGTACCAAGGAATGGGCTCCTTATAATTTCAATTTCATGAGTGGTTGTTCCAACGATTGCACCTATTGCTACGCAAAGGAAATGGCCATCAGGTTCAAGAGGAAAACATCCGATACATGGAAGGACGAGGAACCCGTATCGATGAAGGGGAAGTCGTTCCGCAAGCGTGACGGAAGGATCATGATCCCTTCCTCGCATGACATTACCCCAGGCAATATTGATCTTGCATTGGAAGTGATGGGCAAGTTACTCGAGAACGGGAATGAGCTGCTCATAGTCACCAAGCCTCATTTTTCTTGCGTGAAGCAGATTGTCGACCAGTTTGAGGATTTCAAATCAGCTATACAAATGAGATTTACTATAGGATCTGTTTCCGATGATGTTCTGAAGTTATGGGAACCTGGAGCAACCGAATTTAATGACAGGCTCAAATCATTGAAATATGCCTATGAACATGGCTATTCGACTACGATTTCTGCAGAACCCTTGTTGGATGAAACTCCGGATGCCTTGTATGATGCGCTTCATCCATACGTTACCGGTTCAATCTGGATCGGGAAAATGAATTTTCCGGATCGAAGGGTAAGGATGAACGCAGCTTCTTCTGAAACACCTGCATATGTGAAAGCCCTGATGAAGTCTCAATCAGATGAGAACATTATTGCTATCTGGGAGAGATACAAAGACAACCCGATGATTGAATGGAAGGAAAGCATCAAGAAGGTTGTTGCAGCATACAATCTCGTTTGA
- a CDS encoding family 1 encapsulin nanocompartment shell protein, with translation MDMFKRELAPLSSEAWAEIENRAKEVLLSRLTARKVVNVNGPKGIDFTAISEGRLTLVDDGDVKAGVYTAKPLTEARIRFSLNKWELDNLARGAKDIDFDTLDAAIEKLALFEERAIYDGYEKGSIKGLKESSEHKALTFGKESSDILASVTEGLILLKKNYVHGPYSLIVGKEGWIALNKEAHGQNLLERVERMLGSKVVYSPNIEGALLLPYNSEDLELTIGQDFALGYETHDTKEVTLFATESFTFRVLEPKAIVVYK, from the coding sequence ATGGATATGTTCAAACGTGAATTAGCCCCTCTCTCATCTGAGGCATGGGCAGAAATAGAAAACAGGGCAAAGGAAGTATTACTCTCCCGTCTTACCGCCCGCAAGGTAGTCAACGTCAACGGACCGAAGGGAATTGACTTCACTGCCATCAGTGAAGGGCGTCTTACCTTGGTTGATGACGGAGATGTGAAAGCTGGAGTCTACACAGCAAAACCCTTGACCGAAGCCAGAATTCGGTTTTCCCTGAATAAGTGGGAGCTGGATAATCTAGCCCGTGGTGCAAAGGATATTGATTTTGATACGCTTGACGCTGCCATTGAAAAATTGGCTCTGTTTGAAGAACGCGCCATCTACGACGGATATGAAAAAGGTAGTATCAAGGGACTGAAGGAATCGAGTGAGCATAAGGCTCTGACCTTCGGCAAGGAATCCAGTGATATTCTTGCCTCAGTTACCGAAGGTCTTATCCTGCTCAAGAAAAATTATGTGCATGGCCCCTACTCCCTTATCGTAGGAAAAGAGGGATGGATTGCACTGAACAAGGAAGCTCATGGGCAGAATCTGCTTGAAAGAGTAGAGAGAATGCTTGGAAGTAAAGTAGTCTACTCCCCGAATATCGAGGGAGCACTCCTGCTTCCTTATAATAGCGAAGACCTTGAGCTGACTATTGGACAGGACTTTGCCCTAGGCTATGAGACCCATGACACCAAGGAGGTAACCCTCTTTGCAACTGAGTCTTTCACCTTCAGGGTACTGGAACCCAAGGCTATCGTAGTCTACAAGTAA
- a CDS encoding ferritin-like domain-containing protein has product MAYSEPYDAIDEKTRDISRAITSLREELEAIDWYNQRVNTTKDTELAGVMAHNRDEEIEHAAMTLEWLRRNMDKWDDELRTYLFSSGSLLEVEEGGEGTEGSSATSLSIGDLKK; this is encoded by the coding sequence ATGGCTTACAGTGAACCTTATGATGCAATAGACGAAAAGACGCGAGATATCTCCCGTGCAATCACCAGCCTTCGAGAAGAACTCGAGGCGATTGACTGGTACAACCAGAGGGTGAACACCACAAAAGATACAGAACTGGCAGGTGTAATGGCACACAACCGCGACGAAGAGATTGAGCATGCAGCCATGACCCTCGAATGGCTGAGACGCAATATGGACAAATGGGATGATGAACTTAGAACCTATCTTTTCAGCAGTGGAAGCTTACTGGAAGTAGAAGAAGGTGGTGAAGGTACTGAAGGGTCCTCTGCAACTTCTCTCTCAATTGGTGACTTGAAGAAATAA
- a CDS encoding GntR family transcriptional regulator, whose product MALKFKTVFSQLQMKIIFGEWPEGYRIPTEMELCEQYRVSRVTIRRALDGLVRQGYISRTRGRGSFVLFKRKVIGLGYPQVPMKGEDSQKNGYYKILLKEKVEASSTDLTQMHFSDDPTDRELWHFKSLHIVDGKPSVLSDYYVISRFGQEIALLGDESERSFFDLVSWHIGQKCHFVQGKVAAINPDEEICKQLGIDCSSASLWCRGLCVLDDGTVIGRCTKVFNGLMYEFAVEDQSDVSASI is encoded by the coding sequence ATGGCATTAAAGTTCAAGACTGTTTTTTCGCAACTGCAGATGAAGATTATTTTCGGGGAGTGGCCAGAAGGGTATCGAATCCCTACCGAAATGGAACTCTGTGAGCAATACAGAGTCTCACGTGTTACCATCCGGCGCGCTCTGGATGGATTGGTCCGTCAGGGTTACATATCCCGTACTCGCGGGCGAGGGTCTTTTGTCTTGTTTAAACGCAAAGTAATAGGTCTTGGATATCCTCAAGTACCAATGAAGGGAGAAGACTCCCAAAAGAATGGTTATTATAAAATCCTCTTGAAGGAGAAAGTGGAAGCATCGAGTACTGATCTTACCCAGATGCATTTCTCCGATGATCCTACCGACCGTGAACTCTGGCACTTCAAGAGCTTGCATATTGTGGATGGAAAACCCTCAGTCTTGAGTGATTACTATGTCATCTCTCGTTTTGGGCAAGAGATTGCCCTGCTTGGAGATGAGAGTGAACGCTCCTTTTTTGATCTGGTGAGCTGGCATATCGGCCAGAAGTGCCATTTCGTCCAGGGAAAGGTTGCCGCCATCAACCCGGATGAAGAAATCTGTAAACAACTTGGTATCGATTGCAGTTCTGCCAGCCTCTGGTGCAGAGGCCTTTGCGTCCTTGATGATGGGACTGTGATTGGAAGATGCACCAAGGTCTTCAATGGACTTATGTACGAATTTGCTGTTGAGGATCAATCAGACGTTTCTGCAAGTATCTGA
- a CDS encoding AMP-binding protein: protein MKRTIIEMLHEAAKRYGDRTYTNTKTDAGWVACSFKKTDVESDYVAAYLLNHGFKPQDTIGILSEGKSSWVTCELGLIKAKMISVPLSIKLTPEEIAFRINHSEAVAFAVSSNTLGNAVKALPMFDHPVMFIYLDEQDERLEKQVREADWKQDANYVPWETLMLDGANLLEQKPRLVKDAEESIEENDTINICYTSGTTGNPKGIMLTHLNYYVNVHDAIDLFKLPDASMETLVVLPVDHSFAHTVGIYTALLRGITLHFVDSRGSNASIIRNFPKNLVEVNPSFLMTVPSITGSFMKKMIQGIHQKGPFVEGIFNRGLEAGMLRNGDGFHKGGTWVKIKTWFPYTLANLLVFPKLREIFGNRMLYCVGGGALLEAKQQRFFAAIGVPVFQGYGLTEAAPIISSNSPHRYKFGTSGMVAKSEICKIMVDETTEAKTGQRGEIVIKGENVMKGYFKNPKASAEVLKDGWLWTGDLGYYDEDGFLVVTGRAKALLIGKDGEKYSPEEIEEVMINHLSIINQLMVYNDHQVITTALVTLNESDVTSLIQDKGYSTPEQALDGIIAELHSYETHATAIPDMWIPTRFALIEKPFSEADGLVNSTMKLVRYKTAEFYKDRIVTLYESEEANRKANLEVVKNLFYK, encoded by the coding sequence ATGAAAAGAACTATCATAGAAATGCTGCACGAGGCTGCGAAGCGTTATGGTGATCGTACCTATACCAATACAAAGACTGATGCAGGCTGGGTTGCTTGTTCTTTCAAGAAGACTGATGTGGAGTCCGATTATGTGGCTGCATATCTGCTCAACCATGGATTCAAGCCGCAGGATACCATAGGCATTCTCAGTGAGGGAAAGAGTAGTTGGGTTACCTGTGAACTTGGCCTGATCAAGGCGAAGATGATTAGTGTGCCGCTCTCCATTAAGCTTACCCCTGAGGAAATTGCGTTCCGCATAAACCATAGTGAAGCTGTTGCTTTTGCAGTCTCTTCAAATACCCTCGGTAATGCAGTAAAGGCCCTTCCCATGTTCGACCATCCTGTGATGTTCATCTACCTCGATGAGCAGGATGAGCGATTGGAAAAACAAGTTCGGGAAGCAGACTGGAAGCAGGATGCGAACTATGTTCCTTGGGAGACCCTGATGCTTGATGGGGCAAATCTTCTGGAGCAGAAACCTCGCCTGGTTAAGGACGCTGAAGAGTCCATTGAAGAGAATGATACGATCAATATCTGCTACACCAGTGGGACTACCGGTAATCCAAAGGGTATTATGCTTACCCATCTTAATTACTATGTGAATGTGCATGATGCCATCGACCTGTTTAAACTTCCCGATGCGAGTATGGAGACACTGGTTGTGCTTCCCGTTGATCATAGCTTTGCTCATACAGTGGGAATCTACACTGCACTGCTCAGGGGAATTACCTTGCACTTTGTAGATTCCAGGGGCTCAAATGCCTCGATCATCAGGAACTTCCCGAAGAACCTCGTAGAAGTCAATCCATCCTTCCTTATGACTGTTCCCTCCATCACGGGAAGTTTCATGAAGAAGATGATCCAGGGTATTCATCAGAAAGGACCCTTTGTAGAAGGTATTTTCAATCGTGGGCTTGAAGCTGGCATGCTTCGTAATGGGGACGGCTTCCACAAGGGTGGTACCTGGGTGAAAATCAAGACCTGGTTCCCCTACACCTTGGCGAACCTCCTGGTTTTTCCGAAGCTCAGAGAAATCTTTGGGAATCGCATGCTCTATTGCGTGGGAGGGGGAGCTCTCCTGGAGGCAAAGCAACAGCGTTTCTTTGCAGCCATTGGCGTCCCTGTCTTCCAAGGCTATGGGCTCACTGAGGCTGCCCCTATTATCAGCAGCAATTCCCCACACCGGTACAAGTTCGGTACCAGCGGAATGGTTGCAAAGAGTGAGATCTGTAAGATCATGGTAGATGAGACCACCGAGGCAAAGACTGGTCAGCGCGGAGAGATTGTCATCAAGGGTGAGAATGTGATGAAGGGTTACTTCAAGAATCCCAAGGCAAGCGCAGAGGTTCTTAAAGATGGCTGGCTCTGGACAGGTGACCTCGGGTACTATGACGAAGATGGTTTCCTTGTGGTTACCGGTAGGGCGAAGGCACTCCTTATTGGTAAGGATGGAGAGAAGTACAGCCCTGAGGAGATCGAGGAGGTGATGATCAATCACTTGTCCATCATCAACCAACTGATGGTGTACAACGATCATCAGGTCATAACCACTGCACTGGTTACCCTCAATGAGAGTGATGTAACTTCCCTGATCCAGGACAAGGGCTATTCTACTCCTGAACAGGCGCTTGATGGAATCATCGCAGAGCTTCACTCCTATGAAACTCATGCCACAGCTATTCCTGATATGTGGATTCCCACTCGGTTTGCCTTGATTGAAAAACCATTCAGTGAGGCTGATGGACTGGTAAACTCCACCATGAAGCTCGTACGGTACAAGACAGCCGAGTTCTACAAGGACAGAATTGTCACGCTGTATGAGAGTGAAGAAGCCAATCGAAAGGCAAACCTTGAGGTAGTAAAGAACCTGTTCTACAAATAA
- a CDS encoding Na+/H+ antiporter NhaC family protein: MTSFGIWGLIPPVLTITLAFITKDVMVSLFLGIFSGALIVAGGNPLVAIINLTDMIAGSLNDGWNIRIFLFCALLGGMVGMLSKTGSAHAFGRWAADKLHTEKTSLLMTWFCGLLIFIDDYFNSLAVGTVMRPITDKNKISRAQLAYVLDSTAAPVCILVPISSWVITVMSIVKGSEGFDTLGVSEFSFFIRSVPYNLYALLTIIMVLVIILSGRNFGPMARSIAYAKETGNLYNETYGPAPGEIDIDGDVNAAKAKPLDMLFPIIVLIVSAVILFPVTTYLSSIDGETITSVGAAAASMSLGDAFNNTDASMALFYAVIFTLVITYIYYTARKLFTIKGASEAITDGIKSMVPALIILTMAWTIGGVIKNSPADGGLGLASYLSDVVVGGGFPIALVPVIAFVLSALIAFSTGTSWGTFAIMIPIVMPIAVGLAQAKGLADAGLLNAAMISVSAVLGGSVFGDHASPISDTTILSSTGAGCPHLEHVATQMPYAITSAGCAMIGFVVGGIFLNVLAAWIVTLAVFAAAMIFLPKILNK, from the coding sequence ATGACAAGTTTTGGAATTTGGGGACTCATTCCTCCCGTTCTTACCATTACCCTTGCATTTATTACCAAGGATGTAATGGTTTCCCTGTTTCTTGGGATTTTTTCTGGTGCGTTGATCGTGGCAGGGGGGAATCCTCTGGTAGCAATCATCAATCTTACCGACATGATCGCCGGTTCCCTCAATGATGGATGGAACATTCGAATCTTCCTTTTCTGTGCCTTGCTTGGAGGCATGGTAGGTATGCTCAGTAAGACAGGATCAGCTCATGCCTTCGGGCGTTGGGCAGCAGATAAGCTGCATACCGAGAAGACCAGCCTCTTGATGACTTGGTTCTGTGGTCTGTTGATCTTCATTGATGACTACTTCAATAGCCTTGCAGTAGGAACGGTTATGCGTCCTATTACGGACAAGAACAAGATTTCCCGTGCACAGCTTGCATATGTTCTGGACTCCACAGCAGCTCCTGTATGTATCCTTGTTCCCATCTCAAGTTGGGTTATCACCGTCATGTCCATTGTGAAAGGATCTGAAGGATTTGACACTTTGGGAGTCAGTGAATTTTCCTTCTTTATCCGGTCAGTTCCCTATAACCTGTATGCACTTCTTACCATCATCATGGTATTGGTCATCATCCTGAGCGGAAGGAACTTTGGTCCTATGGCTAGGAGCATTGCCTATGCCAAGGAAACTGGTAACCTGTACAACGAGACCTATGGTCCGGCTCCAGGTGAGATCGACATCGATGGGGATGTGAATGCTGCCAAGGCAAAGCCTCTGGATATGCTCTTCCCGATTATTGTTCTCATTGTTTCAGCGGTTATCCTGTTCCCTGTCACTACCTACCTCTCATCCATAGATGGGGAGACCATTACCAGTGTCGGTGCTGCAGCTGCTTCCATGTCTCTCGGTGATGCTTTCAACAATACCGATGCCTCAATGGCACTGTTCTATGCTGTTATCTTTACCTTGGTGATTACGTACATCTACTACACTGCTCGTAAGCTCTTTACGATCAAGGGAGCAAGTGAGGCAATTACCGATGGCATCAAGAGTATGGTTCCCGCCCTTATCATTCTTACCATGGCATGGACCATTGGTGGGGTTATCAAGAACAGTCCTGCTGATGGTGGCCTTGGATTGGCTTCCTACCTCAGTGATGTTGTTGTCGGTGGTGGATTCCCGATTGCTCTTGTTCCTGTTATTGCCTTTGTGCTCTCTGCTTTGATTGCCTTCTCAACTGGTACAAGCTGGGGAACCTTTGCCATCATGATCCCGATCGTTATGCCTATCGCTGTCGGTCTTGCCCAGGCAAAGGGCCTTGCAGACGCAGGTTTGCTCAATGCAGCTATGATCAGCGTGAGTGCAGTACTCGGTGGATCAGTCTTTGGTGACCATGCCTCCCCGATCAGTGATACAACTATCTTGAGTTCCACTGGAGCTGGGTGTCCACACCTTGAGCACGTTGCAACCCAGATGCCTTACGCAATAACCTCTGCAGGCTGTGCTATGATTGGGTTTGTTGTAGGTGGAATCTTCCTGAATGTTCTGGCAGCTTGGATTGTCACCTTGGCTGTTTTTGCAGCAGCCATGATCTTCCTTCCCAAAATCCTGAACAAGTAA